From a region of the Calypte anna isolate BGI_N300 chromosome 4, bCalAnn1_v1.p, whole genome shotgun sequence genome:
- the ARL13A gene encoding ADP-ribosylation factor-like protein 13A, translated as MFHMFSNCWSWLQAVQEPIRKVTLLVLGLDNAGKTSVIMDIEKAVASEVLPVAQPGQTCLRVGRFEVTLVDLPGAQRSRSAWRSHYGAAHGVLFVLDSSDLGRMEEARKVLSRVLSHPDISGKPILLLANKQDTATALLPCELVERLSLERLVNENRSPCRIEPCAAKRDPGPAGPARTTLQGLRWLLRSSSAVPAPPPAPQDPPPDPSPRAARGRPPSRR; from the exons ATGTTCCACATGTTCTCCAACTGCTGGTCGTGGCTGCAGGCTGTACAGGAACCCATCAG AAAGGTGACCCTCCTCGTCCTGGGGCTGGACAATGCGGGGAAAACCTCTGTCATCATGGACATAGAGAAAG CTGTGGCCAGCGAGGTGCTGCCCGTGGCACAGCCTGGCCAGACCTGCCTGCGGGTGGGCAGGTTCGAGGTGACACTGGTGGACCTGCCAGGGGCCCAGCGCTCCCGCAGTGCCTGGCGCAGTCACTATGGTGCAGCCCATGGGGTTCTCTTCGTGCTGGATTCCAGTGACCTGGGGCGGATGGAGGAGGCCCGCAAAGTCCTGAGCCGTGTCCTGAGTCATCCCGACATCTCTGGGAAGCCCATTTTACT GTTGGCCAACAAGCAAGACACGGCTACCGCGCTGCTGCCCTGCGAGCTGGTCGAGCGCCTGTCCCTGGAGCGTTTGGTTAACGAGAACCGCTCGCCCTGCCGCATC GAGCCCTGCGCTGCCAAGCGGGATCCCGGTCCCGCCGGCCCGGCCCGCACCACCTTGCAGGGGTTACGCTGGCTCCTCCGCTCCTCTTCCGCCGTCCCGGCACCACCGCCCGCTCCCCAGGATCCACCGCCCGACCCCAGCCCCCGGGCAGCCCGCGGCCGCCCGCCCTCCCGCAGGTGA